Proteins encoded within one genomic window of Bradyrhizobium sp. 186:
- a CDS encoding DUF5681 domain-containing protein: MSIPDPEDYDVGYKKPPKVHQFPKGRSGNPKGRPKRPEGVSIQELLDTTQRGKNGSTIQTREALVIRILNDAMSGKQKAFSRFIDLMQRSALLLKEAPPQTGGGVIRLPTDPKSSPSPRTYAVWLRKQGRHEEANAIDPKPDL, encoded by the coding sequence ATGAGCATACCGGACCCGGAAGATTATGACGTTGGTTACAAGAAGCCGCCCAAGGTGCATCAGTTCCCCAAAGGGCGATCAGGTAACCCCAAGGGACGTCCCAAGCGGCCTGAAGGCGTGAGCATACAGGAACTACTCGACACAACCCAGCGCGGGAAGAATGGCAGCACGATTCAGACTCGCGAGGCGCTCGTTATTCGGATTCTGAACGACGCGATGAGTGGCAAGCAAAAGGCATTCAGCCGGTTTATCGATCTGATGCAGCGCTCTGCGTTGCTTCTAAAGGAAGCACCCCCGCAGACGGGGGGTGGGGTTATCCGCTTGCCAACTGATCCAAAGAGTTCGCCTTCGCCCAGGACGTACGCAGTATGGCTAAGAAAGCAGGGAAGACATGAGGAAGCAAATGCGATCGACCCAAAGCCCGACTTATAA
- a CDS encoding DUF5681 domain-containing protein, with product MRSTQSPTYNVGYGKPPKTTQFRKGQSGNPRGRKRSEENLVMVFKRLASRLVKVSINGVTKTMPMAQAVILQNMKAALNQDQIAMGNIFRLMEATGEFLDWTNPELVGKPIFMPEKMSMEEMIAFEGIEVVHRPSSHRTSDP from the coding sequence ATGCGATCGACCCAAAGCCCGACTTATAACGTCGGTTACGGAAAGCCCCCCAAGACAACACAGTTTAGGAAGGGACAGTCAGGCAATCCGCGGGGGCGCAAAAGATCCGAAGAGAATCTGGTCATGGTCTTCAAGCGTCTTGCGAGCCGGCTGGTCAAAGTCAGCATCAACGGCGTGACAAAGACGATGCCGATGGCGCAAGCTGTTATCCTCCAGAATATGAAGGCCGCGCTCAACCAAGATCAGATAGCTATGGGCAACATCTTCAGGCTTATGGAAGCCACTGGAGAGTTTTTGGACTGGACCAACCCGGAACTGGTTGGGAAGCCGATATTCATGCCCGAGAAGATGTCCATGGAAGAGATGATCGCCTTCGAGGGCATCGAAGTCGTCCATCGCCCGTCTAGCCACCGAACAAGCGATCCTTGA
- a CDS encoding helix-turn-helix transcriptional regulator, whose amino-acid sequence MEKSLKSAEYTRLIALLVAVRQKAGIRQHGLAKKLGKPQSFVAKYEGGERRIDLVEFVAIVRAMDADPVRLFREFLAEEPTKPPRRRARA is encoded by the coding sequence ATGGAAAAATCCCTCAAATCCGCGGAATATACCCGCCTGATTGCCCTTCTTGTCGCGGTGCGACAAAAAGCTGGCATTCGCCAGCACGGATTGGCGAAGAAACTCGGCAAGCCGCAGTCGTTTGTCGCCAAATACGAGGGCGGCGAGCGCCGCATCGATCTCGTGGAATTCGTTGCTATCGTCCGAGCGATGGATGCTGATCCGGTCAGGCTGTTTAGGGAGTTCTTGGCCGAGGAGCCGACCAAGCCGCCGAGGCGCCGGGCACGCGCCTAA